The Agrobacterium vitis genome has a segment encoding these proteins:
- a CDS encoding DMT family transporter — protein sequence MNKTTSGLINGFLGMLIFSGSLPATRAAIGSFDPVFLTVARASIAGLLGCGLLLMFRPAKPNLAEIAALAMVSLCVVIGFPLLTAYALQHIPSARSLVFIALLPLSTALFAVLRGGERPRPIFWLFSSLGSALVVGFALSQGTATASYGDMLMILAILICGLGYAEGARLSRRLGGWQVICWALTLALPISVVAAAFTLPPTLSGVTASAWLGLGYVSLFSMLIGFIFWYRGLAQGGIAAIGQLQLLQPFFGLALAAALLHETVSASMLVTTLAVVACVTGARRATL from the coding sequence ATGAACAAGACGACGAGCGGGCTGATCAATGGTTTTCTGGGCATGCTGATTTTTAGCGGCTCGCTCCCGGCAACCCGGGCTGCGATCGGCAGTTTCGACCCGGTTTTTCTAACTGTCGCCCGCGCCAGCATCGCCGGCTTGCTCGGCTGCGGCCTGCTTCTGATGTTTCGCCCGGCAAAACCCAACCTCGCGGAGATCGCAGCGCTCGCCATGGTCTCGCTCTGCGTGGTGATTGGCTTTCCCTTGCTGACGGCCTACGCCTTGCAACATATACCCTCGGCCCGTTCGCTGGTTTTCATCGCGTTGTTGCCGCTTTCCACCGCTCTGTTTGCCGTTCTGCGCGGCGGTGAGCGTCCGCGGCCGATCTTCTGGCTGTTTTCCAGCCTCGGCAGTGCGCTGGTTGTCGGCTTTGCCCTGTCTCAAGGGACCGCCACAGCATCCTACGGCGACATGCTGATGATCCTCGCCATCCTGATCTGCGGCCTTGGCTATGCTGAAGGCGCGAGACTATCGCGGCGGCTGGGCGGTTGGCAGGTGATCTGCTGGGCGCTGACGTTGGCCTTGCCTATCAGCGTCGTGGCGGCCGCTTTCACCCTGCCACCAACGCTCAGTGGCGTCACCGCCAGTGCCTGGCTCGGCCTCGGCTATGTCTCGTTGTTCAGCATGTTGATCGGCTTCATCTTCTGGTATCGCGGCCTTGCCCAGGGTGGCATAGCCGCCATCGGTCAATTGCAATTGCTGCAACCGTTTTTCGGCCTGGCGCTCGCCGCCGCCCTTCTCCACGAAACCGTCAGCGCCTCCATGCTGGTCACCACCCTTGCCGTCGTAGCCTGCGTTACTGGTGCCAGACGGGCTACACTGTAG
- a CDS encoding site-specific DNA-methyltransferase yields MNQLWFGDNLTILREEIATESVDLVYLDPPFNSSANYNVLFKTPTDDAASAQVEAFRDTWTWGNEAQWALDEIMHSGGSIATIIHALHTALVESDMMAYLVMMAQRISELRRVLKPTGSIYLHCDPTASHYLKIILDAAFGPKNFRNEISWRRQSAHNDAKQGRKQFGNVRDVILFYTKSNVWKWNTQYTPYDEKYVKDFYKYREPETGRLFRLSDLTGPGGAAKGNPFYEVMGVGRYWRFSKEKMEKLIEDGRVVQLKEGAVPAQKRYLDEMPGVALQNEWSDIKPASGRESLGYPTQKPISLLKRIVGASTDPGDVVLDPFCGCGTTVAAAQVLDREWIGIDVAFHAIKVIEERILEQSPNAKFSVGGIPRDFESAQRLALKDKFQFQWWANYLVGVQALKEVKKGPDRGIDGQMYFMNGPRGWGRVLTSVKGGQHVGAKDVREFKAVVDREKAEMGLFICLNEATREMNAEAASFGFVDTAHGHLPRLQIVTIIEWFKGKRPTLPSLGHVSREFFEPEKNRKPVKIKRPDPNAPEFRFTFPGTKTDENVVVHFNPSAVTKKEPA; encoded by the coding sequence ATGAATCAACTTTGGTTTGGGGATAATCTGACGATTCTTCGGGAAGAAATCGCCACGGAAAGTGTAGATCTTGTTTATCTTGATCCGCCATTTAACAGCAGTGCCAACTACAATGTCTTGTTCAAGACGCCGACCGATGATGCTGCAAGCGCGCAAGTTGAAGCTTTTCGAGACACCTGGACCTGGGGTAACGAAGCGCAATGGGCGCTCGATGAAATCATGCATTCAGGCGGTTCTATTGCCACGATCATCCACGCCTTGCATACGGCGCTAGTTGAAAGCGATATGATGGCTTACTTGGTTATGATGGCGCAGCGCATTTCCGAGCTGCGGCGCGTACTCAAGCCCACCGGATCAATCTATCTTCATTGTGATCCTACAGCTTCACATTATCTAAAGATAATATTGGATGCGGCATTTGGGCCAAAAAATTTCCGAAACGAAATTAGTTGGCGTCGCCAATCAGCCCATAACGATGCGAAGCAAGGTCGAAAGCAATTTGGTAATGTTCGCGACGTGATCCTATTCTATACAAAAAGCAACGTGTGGAAGTGGAATACCCAGTACACGCCATACGACGAAAAATACGTCAAGGATTTCTACAAATACCGAGAGCCCGAAACGGGGCGGCTATTTAGGCTGAGTGACCTCACGGGTCCTGGTGGTGCTGCAAAGGGCAACCCGTTCTATGAGGTTATGGGAGTGGGCCGCTATTGGCGCTTCAGCAAAGAAAAAATGGAAAAATTAATAGAAGACGGCAGAGTCGTGCAATTGAAGGAAGGGGCCGTTCCTGCCCAAAAGCGCTATCTAGATGAAATGCCGGGTGTCGCTTTGCAAAATGAATGGTCTGATATTAAGCCTGCTTCAGGTCGTGAGTCGTTAGGATATCCAACTCAAAAGCCAATCTCTCTGCTGAAGCGTATTGTTGGAGCATCAACTGATCCGGGAGACGTTGTTCTCGATCCATTTTGCGGCTGTGGAACCACGGTTGCGGCCGCTCAGGTATTGGATCGAGAATGGATTGGAATTGATGTTGCGTTCCATGCGATCAAGGTGATTGAGGAACGGATTTTGGAGCAATCACCAAACGCAAAGTTTAGCGTGGGAGGAATACCTAGGGATTTCGAAAGTGCTCAACGTCTAGCACTAAAAGACAAATTTCAATTTCAATGGTGGGCGAATTATCTGGTTGGTGTGCAGGCGCTCAAGGAAGTCAAGAAGGGGCCAGATCGCGGAATTGATGGTCAAATGTACTTCATGAACGGACCTAGAGGCTGGGGAAGAGTTCTGACCTCAGTAAAGGGCGGGCAGCACGTCGGCGCAAAGGATGTTAGGGAATTCAAAGCAGTTGTTGATCGTGAAAAGGCTGAGATGGGCCTATTCATTTGCCTTAACGAGGCTACACGAGAAATGAATGCCGAGGCTGCTTCGTTTGGCTTCGTTGATACCGCACATGGGCATTTGCCTCGGCTGCAGATTGTTACCATCATCGAATGGTTCAAGGGAAAGCGACCAACTTTGCCGTCTCTTGGTCACGTATCTCGGGAATTTTTTGAGCCGGAGAAGAATCGTAAGCCAGTAAAGATAAAACGCCCGGATCCGAATGCTCCAGAGTTTCGTTTCACGTTCCCCGGTACGAAGACGGACGAAAACGTGGTCGTACATTTCAATCCAAGCGCGGTTACCAAAAAAGAGCCGGCTTAA
- a CDS encoding phage tail protein: MAFKALSILLYLLLSADAAHAGPVAGAVAAIGSFFATGIGSVVARVAVGFGFSLLQKALTGKTKTAASGQVLEIKMGEDQPMSFIIGSRAVGGRRKYIGTWGSDGSTPNAYLTDVIELANLPSYAGSQGLNSIWIDDKKCTVDWSKPHADGRGYPVTEFRKSGKDYLWIKYYDGTQTAADSFLVAKFGGNADRPYGSDRIGRGTQYIILTARYNSDLFSGMPTGIYEPKPTPFYDPRKDSTNGGSGAHRWNDPATYEATLNPITAAYNIARGIYYGGDWFYGGQNVSAHRLPNASWFAAANECDRTINDAPQFRCGLEVTLDTEPLDVLEDLRIACAGRFAEVGGFIKPLVGAPGSAVYSFDDDGIVITKDQDFEPFPSLKSTHNRVTGTYPEPAEKWATKDAPENRNLTLEAEDGNRSLPVSVSFAAVPYSAQVQSLIETMVKEQRRFRTHVVTLPPLAAALEPNDVVAWTSVRNAYSNKKFLVTGNTGQSGMLRQVALTEIDPSDYDPPETIVAPVIGWTGPVAAPVQAMTGFQVSAGSVTDSASQQRRPAIVISCASDLDDVARVWVKVRVKATGVIVLDSDANPYGAPASWTLSGSWCLALTEYEVQGKLVPVSARQTEASAWIAVTTLNLSESTDVLDGSIVSSKIADAAVTASKIMDEAVTNLKLADAAVGTSKLQVEAVTQEILAAKSVIADKLADAAVTGAKLAAQAVDATKFAASIEPVRVVTALPTSRVSAYVTFNGEAYRWNGAAYVKTVATAELTGQLIGSQIADLAIVASKIADGIITGTKLAADTIGANNLAANSVTAKQLVLTDFTNLVPDNQMQNPGSSWVGSGWSSWTDPYLGGMASRSQMKFAYVAGMTGYGNELLGKAFPVQAGAQYRVTGSAYSNGNQSPLLRIKWLDRTGALINYIDFLVGDRGAGPVTATVNLTAPTGATQAVMAAYVWRTTTNSDVYVGGFIVQKRNAAELIIDGTILANMLSAGSVTTDKLAANSVIAGKIATGAVNTDQLVAGAVTTAKVAAGAITTTLLAVGQGANFIKNSDFSAGMTGWGVEYANADLGNWTMTLRTDTFAPVPGALEIRQVNGTQGLEIGATYKKDGSNYDYISVEGGKWYELSTYYLGHRCNGIQPYIAFANAAGNVLAFANAGVFPANQNIDPGKQLSSYQRAWFKAQAPAGSVYAWIFFRHKGTVNGQNDSYLWIHKPFFGEATANQSEPTPWSAAGVTLIQNGNIVAGSVTADSLAVNSVVASKISAGAITTPAIAAGAVVGTSIAALTITGTNIAADTIGTDKLAANSVTAKQLVLTDFSNLVPDNQMQDFGNSWSGAGWYPWTDPYVGGMASRSQARYPYVAGATGYSAELAGKLFPVQGSTQYRVTGTALGIANQSPLLRIIWYDAAGNLISFIDYLAGDVGPGFRTATVNVTSPANARLARMTAYVMRTTTTGDVYVGGFVVNKRNAAELIVDGAITANQLSVNSLSAITANLGTVTAGEIRSSNGKMIISLNAGTILITD; this comes from the coding sequence ATGGCGTTCAAAGCCCTCTCCATCCTGCTTTACCTGTTGCTCTCGGCCGATGCGGCTCATGCCGGACCGGTGGCTGGTGCGGTTGCCGCTATTGGCTCGTTTTTTGCGACCGGCATTGGCAGTGTCGTCGCGCGCGTTGCGGTCGGCTTTGGCTTTTCCCTGCTGCAAAAGGCTCTGACCGGCAAAACCAAGACGGCGGCTTCCGGCCAGGTGCTGGAAATCAAGATGGGCGAAGACCAGCCGATGAGCTTTATCATCGGCTCGCGGGCCGTCGGTGGCCGGCGCAAATATATCGGCACCTGGGGCAGCGACGGCAGCACGCCCAATGCTTATCTGACCGACGTCATCGAGCTTGCCAACCTGCCGTCCTATGCCGGCTCTCAGGGGCTGAACAGCATCTGGATCGATGACAAGAAATGCACGGTCGACTGGTCAAAGCCGCATGCGGATGGGCGTGGTTATCCTGTCACCGAGTTTCGCAAAAGCGGCAAGGATTACCTCTGGATCAAATATTACGACGGCACCCAGACCGCAGCCGACAGCTTCCTGGTGGCGAAGTTTGGCGGCAATGCCGATCGGCCTTATGGATCGGACCGCATCGGGCGTGGCACCCAATATATCATTCTGACGGCCCGCTATAATTCCGATCTGTTTTCCGGGATGCCAACCGGTATCTATGAGCCGAAACCGACGCCGTTCTACGATCCGCGCAAGGACAGCACCAATGGCGGCAGCGGTGCGCATCGCTGGAATGATCCCGCGACCTATGAAGCCACGCTCAATCCGATCACCGCCGCCTATAACATCGCCCGTGGTATCTACTACGGTGGCGACTGGTTTTACGGCGGCCAGAATGTTTCCGCGCACCGCCTGCCGAATGCATCATGGTTTGCCGCCGCCAATGAATGCGACCGGACCATCAATGATGCGCCGCAGTTCCGTTGCGGCCTGGAAGTCACGCTCGATACCGAGCCGCTGGACGTGCTTGAGGATCTGCGAATTGCCTGCGCCGGGCGCTTTGCCGAGGTCGGCGGTTTCATCAAGCCGCTGGTCGGCGCGCCTGGCTCTGCCGTTTATTCCTTTGACGATGACGGCATCGTCATCACCAAGGATCAGGATTTCGAGCCGTTCCCGTCCCTGAAATCGACCCATAACCGCGTGACCGGCACCTATCCGGAGCCAGCGGAAAAATGGGCGACGAAAGATGCCCCGGAGAACCGGAACCTGACGCTGGAAGCCGAAGACGGCAATCGTTCGCTGCCGGTTTCCGTTTCCTTTGCCGCCGTTCCCTATTCGGCGCAGGTGCAATCGCTGATCGAAACCATGGTGAAGGAGCAGCGCCGGTTTCGAACCCATGTCGTCACCTTGCCACCTTTGGCAGCGGCCCTGGAGCCGAATGACGTTGTCGCCTGGACCTCGGTGCGCAATGCCTATTCGAACAAGAAGTTTCTGGTGACGGGAAATACCGGTCAGTCCGGCATGTTGCGGCAGGTGGCGCTGACGGAGATCGATCCGTCCGATTACGATCCTCCGGAGACCATCGTGGCACCGGTGATCGGCTGGACAGGGCCGGTCGCGGCTCCGGTGCAAGCGATGACCGGCTTCCAGGTTTCGGCGGGTTCGGTCACCGATAGCGCCAGCCAGCAGCGCCGTCCCGCCATTGTAATCTCCTGTGCAAGTGACCTGGATGACGTTGCCCGTGTCTGGGTCAAGGTCCGCGTCAAGGCAACCGGTGTGATCGTCCTGGATAGCGATGCCAATCCCTATGGCGCGCCCGCCAGTTGGACGCTTTCGGGGAGTTGGTGCCTGGCGCTGACGGAATATGAGGTGCAGGGCAAATTGGTGCCGGTCAGCGCCCGTCAAACGGAGGCATCCGCGTGGATCGCGGTGACCACGCTGAACCTGTCGGAATCGACTGACGTTCTCGACGGTTCGATTGTGTCGTCGAAGATCGCCGATGCGGCGGTGACGGCGTCCAAGATCATGGACGAGGCTGTCACCAATCTGAAGCTCGCGGATGCGGCGGTCGGCACGTCCAAGCTCCAGGTCGAGGCGGTGACGCAAGAGATCCTGGCGGCTAAGTCTGTCATCGCCGACAAGCTTGCCGATGCGGCGGTGACGGGTGCAAAGCTTGCGGCCCAGGCGGTTGACGCGACCAAGTTTGCCGCCAGCATTGAGCCAGTGCGCGTTGTCACCGCGCTGCCGACCAGTCGTGTGTCTGCCTATGTCACGTTTAATGGCGAGGCTTATCGCTGGAATGGTGCTGCCTATGTCAAGACGGTGGCGACGGCTGAACTGACCGGGCAGTTGATCGGCTCGCAGATCGCGGATCTGGCCATTGTCGCCTCCAAGATCGCTGATGGCATTATCACCGGGACCAAGCTTGCCGCCGACACCATCGGTGCGAATAACCTGGCTGCGAACTCCGTCACCGCCAAACAGCTGGTGCTGACCGATTTTACCAATCTTGTACCTGATAACCAGATGCAGAACCCCGGCAGCTCTTGGGTCGGGTCGGGCTGGTCGTCCTGGACGGACCCGTATCTTGGCGGCATGGCTTCCCGGTCGCAGATGAAGTTCGCCTATGTGGCAGGAATGACCGGCTACGGCAACGAGCTGCTCGGCAAGGCGTTTCCGGTCCAAGCGGGTGCGCAATACCGTGTGACCGGATCAGCCTATTCGAACGGCAATCAATCGCCGCTCTTGCGGATAAAATGGCTGGATCGAACCGGCGCCCTGATTAACTACATCGACTTCCTCGTCGGGGATCGCGGGGCCGGGCCGGTCACGGCAACGGTCAATCTGACGGCTCCGACTGGTGCGACGCAGGCGGTGATGGCTGCCTATGTTTGGCGAACGACCACCAACAGCGATGTCTATGTCGGTGGCTTTATCGTGCAGAAGCGCAATGCCGCCGAGCTGATCATTGACGGCACGATCCTTGCCAACATGCTGTCGGCAGGCTCCGTGACCACGGATAAGCTGGCAGCCAATTCGGTCATTGCCGGCAAGATCGCAACGGGCGCTGTCAATACCGACCAGCTGGTTGCCGGTGCAGTGACGACAGCAAAGGTCGCGGCTGGCGCCATCACCACCACTCTGCTGGCGGTCGGGCAGGGCGCGAACTTCATCAAGAACTCCGACTTCTCGGCCGGCATGACCGGCTGGGGTGTGGAATATGCCAACGCCGATCTCGGCAATTGGACCATGACCCTTCGGACCGACACCTTTGCTCCTGTACCCGGCGCCCTGGAAATCCGGCAGGTCAATGGAACGCAAGGGCTTGAGATCGGCGCCACCTACAAAAAGGACGGCTCCAACTACGACTATATCTCTGTGGAGGGCGGCAAATGGTACGAGCTATCGACCTATTACCTTGGTCATCGCTGCAACGGCATCCAGCCTTACATTGCCTTTGCCAATGCGGCAGGCAATGTCCTGGCCTTTGCCAATGCTGGCGTGTTTCCCGCAAACCAGAACATCGATCCGGGCAAACAGCTGTCCAGTTATCAGCGCGCCTGGTTCAAAGCCCAGGCACCGGCTGGCTCGGTCTATGCCTGGATTTTCTTCCGTCACAAGGGAACGGTCAACGGGCAGAACGATAGCTATCTCTGGATCCACAAGCCGTTCTTCGGGGAGGCGACCGCCAATCAGAGCGAACCGACGCCGTGGTCTGCGGCCGGCGTCACTCTGATCCAGAATGGCAATATTGTTGCGGGATCGGTGACGGCTGATAGCCTGGCGGTCAATTCCGTCGTTGCCTCCAAGATCTCGGCGGGTGCGATCACCACCCCTGCCATTGCAGCCGGTGCTGTCGTTGGCACCAGCATTGCTGCATTGACGATCACCGGGACGAACATTGCAGCCGACACCATCGGTACAGACAAGCTTGCGGCCAACTCCGTGACAGCCAAACAGCTGGTGCTGACCGATTTTTCCAATCTGGTGCCGGACAATCAAATGCAGGACTTCGGAAACTCCTGGTCGGGCGCTGGCTGGTATCCTTGGACGGACCCATATGTTGGCGGAATGGCGTCCCGCTCACAGGCCAGATACCCCTATGTTGCAGGTGCGACCGGCTATAGCGCCGAATTGGCGGGGAAGCTTTTCCCCGTGCAAGGCAGCACGCAATACCGGGTGACGGGAACAGCTCTTGGCATCGCCAATCAGTCTCCGCTGTTGCGGATCATTTGGTACGACGCAGCCGGAAACCTCATCTCCTTTATCGACTACCTCGCCGGGGATGTGGGGCCAGGGTTTCGCACGGCGACCGTCAATGTCACATCGCCCGCAAACGCCCGGCTGGCCCGGATGACGGCTTATGTCATGCGGACTACAACAACCGGGGACGTCTATGTCGGCGGCTTCGTCGTCAACAAACGTAACGCCGCCGAACTGATCGTCGACGGCGCGATCACCGCCAACCAGCTCTCGGTCAACAGCCTCTCCGCCATCACCGCAAACCTTGGCACCGTGACAGCCGGTGAGATCCGCAGCTCGAACGGCAAGATGATCATTTCCCTCAACGCAGGCACGATCCTGATCACCGACTAA
- a CDS encoding outer membrane protein: protein MNKLTLLATAATLFVSAGIAMAADAVDQVPTAPAAVETPAAFSWAGGYIGVYGGYGWLDATLSQGGASLSDNFDGGRIGGFGGWNFDVGHNVILGVEADVNYDWNENNYSGVKVGMDVSGSARARAGYAIDRALLFVAGGWTADRTYIKSSAGDFDKTLNGWTIGAGVDYAITNRIFTRLEYRYNDYGTKNISGIDFDSKQNVVNLGIGIKF, encoded by the coding sequence ATGAACAAACTGACCCTCCTTGCAACCGCTGCAACCCTCTTCGTATCAGCAGGCATTGCCATGGCCGCCGATGCAGTCGACCAGGTTCCGACAGCTCCTGCTGCTGTTGAAACCCCTGCGGCGTTTTCATGGGCAGGCGGCTATATCGGCGTTTACGGTGGTTACGGCTGGCTGGATGCCACACTGTCGCAGGGCGGCGCATCGCTCTCGGATAATTTCGATGGCGGCCGCATTGGCGGCTTTGGCGGCTGGAATTTCGATGTCGGCCACAACGTGATTCTCGGCGTAGAAGCCGATGTGAACTACGACTGGAACGAAAACAACTATTCCGGCGTCAAGGTGGGCATGGATGTCTCCGGCTCTGCCCGCGCCCGCGCCGGTTACGCCATTGACCGCGCCCTGCTGTTTGTGGCTGGCGGCTGGACGGCAGACAGAACCTATATCAAGTCTTCGGCTGGCGATTTCGACAAGACCCTGAACGGCTGGACCATCGGCGCTGGTGTCGATTATGCGATTACCAACCGCATCTTTACCCGCCTCGAATATCGCTACAACGATTACGGCACCAAGAACATCAGCGGCATCGATTTCGACAGCAAGCAGAATGTCGTCAATCTCGGCATCGGTATCAAATTCTGA
- a CDS encoding SIMPL domain-containing protein translates to MVNLGAVFGLGRFGFMLASLVFVAPAMAQEPSRPEAVINVSGEGEVSLAPDMALMQLGVVTEAAEAAQALKDNNEALAKVLKSLKDKGLADRDLQTSGFQITPRYRQEPEDKADSRPPVIEGYSVSNGLTIRVRDLSKLGGVIDTSVGLGVNQGGEIRFTNDKPETAIDEARKSAMADALAKAKVLTQAAGVKLGRIISINENSARPFEQGMMMKASMARDMAPAPTPMAAGENTYRVTVNVSFALEQ, encoded by the coding sequence ATGGTGAATTTGGGTGCGGTTTTTGGCCTGGGGCGGTTTGGTTTTATGTTGGCGTCTCTGGTTTTTGTTGCTCCGGCCATGGCGCAGGAGCCGTCGCGTCCGGAGGCGGTCATCAATGTGTCGGGTGAAGGAGAAGTCAGTCTGGCGCCGGATATGGCTTTGATGCAATTGGGTGTCGTGACTGAGGCTGCCGAGGCTGCCCAGGCGTTGAAGGACAATAACGAGGCTTTGGCCAAGGTGTTGAAATCTCTTAAGGACAAGGGATTGGCGGATCGCGATTTGCAAACATCTGGCTTTCAGATTACGCCGCGCTATCGGCAGGAGCCGGAAGACAAGGCCGATAGCCGCCCGCCGGTGATTGAGGGCTATTCCGTCAGCAATGGGCTGACGATCCGGGTGCGTGATCTGTCCAAGCTGGGCGGGGTAATCGATACGTCTGTCGGGCTTGGCGTCAACCAGGGTGGAGAGATCCGCTTCACCAATGACAAGCCGGAAACGGCCATTGATGAGGCGCGCAAATCCGCCATGGCGGATGCCTTGGCCAAGGCGAAAGTGCTGACGCAAGCGGCTGGCGTTAAGCTTGGCCGAATCATTTCCATCAATGAAAATTCAGCGCGGCCCTTCGAGCAGGGCATGATGATGAAAGCCAGCATGGCCCGGGATATGGCGCCCGCCCCAACGCCGATGGCGGCGGGTGAGAATACCTATCGCGTCACTGTGAATGTCAGCTTTGCATTGGAGCAATAG